A window from Glandiceps talaboti chromosome 15, keGlaTala1.1, whole genome shotgun sequence encodes these proteins:
- the LOC144446187 gene encoding O-methyltransferase MdmC-like has translation MSSLLQALNHAVQDKAFIMAGLSALGAAIAAIGSIAGYKLSNRRNVKKPWENKSIKSFMCDSDPQIKYMIDHSLREPGVLAELRKDTISSFKDEAFMLCPPEECQFFTIILKLLNAKKVIEIGTFTGYNAVSMAMTLPEDGKVVACDIEGKFADFGRKYWKTAGVNHKIDLRIQPALKTLDDLLDAGEAGTFDFVFVDADKIVMTEYYEKSLQLIRRGGIIALDNVMWYGTVFNPTDHEPFTEGTRATNVKVKDDDRVDISMLLIADGVTLARKK, from the exons ATGTCATCACTGTTGCAAGCTTTGAATCACGCCGTACAGGACAAGGCGTTTATCATGGCCGGCCTCAGTGCATTAGGAGCAGCGATAGCAGCAATTGGAAGTATTGCAG GATACAAACTTTCAAACCGAAGGAATGTCAAGAAACCATGGGAAAACAAGAGCATCAAAAGTTTCATGTGTGACAGTGATCCCCAAATCAAGTATATGATCGATCATTCCTTACGTGAACCTGGCGTTCTTGCCGAGTTGAGAAAG GACACAATAAGTTCATTCAAAGACGAAGCATTCATGCTGTGCCCTCCTGAAGAATGCCAGTTCTTTACCATCATATTAAAACTTTTGAATGCCAAGAAAGTCATCGAAATAG GAACCTTCACCGGCTACAATGCTGTGAGTATGGCGATGACTTTACCAGAGGATGGGAAAGTAGTGGCTTGTGACATAGAGGGAAAGTTTGCAGATTTTGGAAGAAAATACTGGAAAACTGCTGGAGTGAACCATAAGATTGATTTACGAATACAACCAGCGCTGAAGACACTCG ACGATCTCCTTGACGCGGGAGAGGCCGGCACCTTCGACTTTGTGTTTGTGGATGCTGACAAAATCGTGATGACGGAGTATTATGAGAAATCGTTGCAGTTAATACGAAGAGGTGGAATCATTGCTTTGGATAAC GTGATGTGGTACGGTACTGTGTTCAATCCTACCGACCATGAACCATTTACAGAGGGTACAAGAGCCACCAACGTCAAGGTGAAAGACGATGACCGAGTGGATATATCGATGTTACTGATCGCTGATGGCGTAACATTGGCGAGGAAGAAGTAA